The sequence TGGGAAATCGGCAGTTTAGACTTACTACCAGTCCCTCAATCGACCGTACCGCCTGGTAAACGCACGATGGGATTGCAGACAGTACCACCTCCACCAACAAATAATGGTATTACAGTTGCAGCGATCGCTCATCCATTATCTTTATCTGTACAGCAGCAACCACAACCAAGCGACCTCAAAATACAAGAAAATGACTTCATTCAGCAGCGACAGGTGACTCAAAAAGTTTCCCAGGTGTTACCTAACGCTGACATACCAATTATTCCGAAGCCAATCAATATTCCATCCTTCTCAGTAGGTGGAGAATCGAACGATGACAATTTCTTAAAACTACTAGGACAGACAAACAATTCCCAAGAACCAATCAATACCGCCATAGCTCCATTACCACCACTTCCTGGCGAGACTCTCACTCAAGAATTCACCGCACCTGGAACAACAACTTTCAATCAACTACTCAACTCCCCATCCGTTCCTAACCCATCATTCTCCGATCCGATTCCCACCCCGGTTTCCGCAAAACAATTACAACCAACAGTGATTCAGCAGCGCCCCCTGACAACCAGTAGCGCTTTAAAAGAACCTTCTTTACAATTTCAAGGAGTCTATGTCACCCAAGGAGGTGAATCCTCAGCCAGAGCTAGAGTTACAGGAGTGTATCCCATATCCCCTCAAGTTTTAGTTGGAGCCACCATAGATTTAACAAGCAAAAATAATGCTTTTGATGACTCTCGACGTGAGGGTTTGAACATTAACGAGCTGTATTTAGCCACTTCCATCGCCGGAGTTCCCAATTTGAGATTTGTCGTTGGTCAAATGGATTTAACATCCTATTTTGACCGCAACAGTTTTGCTAAAGACGGAGCTAGCCAATTCTTTAATCCAGTATTTCAAACCAACCCAGCACTAGCTGCAACAGGAATTTCTTCTCGTACTGGTTTGTTAGTGAATTGGAGCGTTACCGACAATATCGACGCTAAAGCAGCAGTATTTTCATCAGCAGATAAAATAGGGGACTTTTCCTTAGATGGCTTTGCTGGCGAAATCGGTATCCGCTACGGTAATGCAATTATTCGCGGTACTTACGCCAGCGATCGCGATGGTGGTAGCCGTGATAGTTTTGCAGAAAGCTTTAGCATTGCCAGGGGAAATAATCAATTTGGGCCGATCAAGACTGACCGAGAAGAAGCCTACGGAGTTAATGCTGAAGTCTTTGTTCCCAACCTCAAATTAGGCCTCTTTGGACGCTACGGTAAATACGAAAACCGTGACCTAAGATTGGGCGCTGATACCTATGCTTTCGGAGCGAGCTTTTTGGATCTATTAAGTCCCAATGACCGATTGGGACTAGCCTACGGACGTGGCCTTTCCAACGAAAGCCTGCGCCGTGGTTCCAAAGCAGATGTATTAGAGCTATTCTACGATTTCCAATTTCTTCCCAATCTGCGGTTAGGTTTTACAGTTCAAGGACGCGATGATTTTTCCGAAACAGTGGTTGGTGTGAGGGTAAAAACAGAATTTGATGTGACTCCCAGAGGAAGAGGTGCTCAATGAGTCCAAACAAAACAGGCCAAAAGCCAAAAGCCAAACTGCAATCTTTTTTGACTTTTTCGTGTTTACTTTTTACTTCTTCATTAGTTGTGCCACTGCTGGTAAATATGCCTCCAGTGCAAGCGCAGAATGCATCAGCAGGTGTACAAAAAGGTTTTGGGTTATTAAAAAAAGGATTAGTCAATGATGCCATTACCGCCTTCCAGCAAGCCCTGAAAAGTCAACCCCAATCCTTGCAAGGAAGGTTAGGATTAGCGATCGCTTATCGTCGTGCTGGACGCATTCCCGAAGCCTGGAATGCTTATCAACAGGTATTAGCGGTAGACGCTAACAATCAATTAGCCCTCAAGACAATTGGTTTATTAGGTACTTATAAGACTGAGTGGAACCGACAGGGAATTACAGCCCTCACCAATTTATTGCAGTTAAACCCTAACGACTTAGAAGCTCGTGCTTATCGTGCTCAACTCTATTCCTACCAAGGACGCTTAACCGAATCTTTAGCAGATTACCAGATTGTTTTAAACAACAATCCTAGCCTAGAAACGGTTCTGAATGCAGCTCAAGCTTATAGTTATAGTGGCGATTTTTCTAAAGCATTGGCATTATTTAATCGCTACCAAACCAGTGGAAAACCCATTGAAGGATATGCAGCTGTAGCCTACGGTCGCACCCTACGGGAAACTGGTAATGCAGCAGGATCTGTACAAGTTTTAGAAACACAATTACAACGCTCTAAAACCCTTGATCCAATAGCAATTGAAACTCGTAAAGAATTAGCTATTTCCTATCTTGCTAATCAACAACAAACACAAGCCTTAGCAATATTAGATCCATTACAAGGTATATCTGAAGCCACATTACCCTTAGCGCGATCGCTCAATGAAATTCGCAAGCGTACCAATAATCCCACTCTGGCGCAGCGAGTTGTTAATCTCTACCGTCAAGCCCTAGCCACAACTCCCAACCCATCCCCCACCCTCCTCCGAGAAGTCGCTGATGTGTTCACCGCCTTTCCTCAAGGACGCCAAACAGCTCTGCAACTATATCGACAGGCGGCTTCACAATCACCCAATGATCAAAGTTTGCTGGTGCGACAATTAGCCTTAGAAAATCGGTTAGGAACACTAGCCAAAAAAGACTTGAGACAACGTTTGGCGACTGCGCTACAACCTTTACCCACAGACCGTGTGCGGCTACAACAACTCGCGGATGCTTTGGTTACTATTGACGTCCCTGATCCGGAATTGTTATCTGTCTACCAATACATGCTGCAAACAGGAGTCAACGTCCCATTTTTGCACTTTCGAGTTGCCCAGATACACGTACAGCGTAACGACCTCAATCAAGCTAGGCAATCTTTAGCAGCTTACAGCGCCACCGCCAAAGGTGCAAAAGACCTAACCACTCAATTACTCGCAGCAGAAATTGAGCGCCGGGAAGGAAGCCTCGAAGCCAGCGCCAAGCGTTATCAAGCTGTACTCAAGAGCAAACCAGATAACGACATTGTTGACGCCACTTTAGCTGGATTGGCGGGTGTGCGCGTGCAACAAAAACGTTTTGACGAAGCTTTAGCAGCTTATGACCAGTTGATCGCTCGTAGTCCGCAAAATTCAGCCACTCAGTTAGGGCGTGCGAGTATCGCCTATCAAGCCAAGCGAATTTCCCAACCCGAAGCCGAAGCAGTGCTCAATAATTGGTTAGCAACACAACCAGCTACCAATACCCCCCCAGAATTATATAGTTTAGTGGCAGCACTACCAACTAATCCGCGATTAGAAGGCTTATACAACTACTTGGTACAAGTTGACCCCAGCTCAATTCCACTGCAAATCCGCTTAGTGCAGGTATTAGCACAACGCAACCCAGCACAAGCACAAGCCCGAATCAAGCAGTTGATAGCGCGAATTCCCAAAAACTCTGAATCGTATCAATTGCAAGCAGAATTAGCGCGGTCTATAGGCAATTTGGATCTGGCTAGCAAAGCCTATCAGAGTATCTTAGTTCAACAACCAGATAACATAGATGCCCTGGCTGCTTTAGGAGGAATTCGCTTTGAACAACGACGCTTCGAGTCAGCGCAGGAAATTTATACTCAAGTCATAGCACAAAAGCCTGAAGACCAAGGAGCAAAGCGCGCTCTAGCCGGATTGAATGCCATTTTCGACCAACCATTAACAGCCTTATCACAGTTAGAAAAATTGCAACTAGAAGCGATCGCCCAAGGTACAACCGATAGCGATGTCTATCGCCAAATGCAGCAAATCCAAGAAGACTTTCTCCTCCGCAGAGGTTTTCAACCCCCCTGGGAAGACTATCAACGCCGAAGTCGCAATTAGCGATTCTTAGCAGCCAGAGGTTAATTGTCAATAGCTACAGGGGAATAATAAGGGCAGCGTTAGCCACAGAAGTTAGAGGCTAGTAACTAGAAATATCATCTTTCCCTTCTATACTCAATTCCCCATGACCTTTATCAAACTATTCTGAGGATGTGGTATCTCTCAAGAGTGGCAATCATTGCCAGCCTAATTAATCTTTATGGTTGTGTTTCTGGTTACTCGGTCAAACCCAAAATACCGCATCACCAGACGCCGATACCCAACGTCACTACTCCCGCTAGTAGTGAAAATTTGTCGATATTTTTGGCAGCTTTACCCCCGTCTACCCCAAATCGGCAATTACTAGCCGAAAGCTGGGATAGCTACCGCAGGAGATTTATTCAAAATGATGGACGAGTGATCGACTTTGAAGCGAGCGATCGCTCAACCAGCGAAGGTCAAGCCTACGCCATGCTACGAGCGGTTTTCATTGATGACCCGGAAACTTTTGCTCTGACTTTAAAATGGGCTGAAAACAATCTCCTCCGTCAACAAAACAGCAAATCTAGAGACACTCTCTGGGCTTGGAAATGGGGTAAAAAACCAGACGGTACTTGGGGTGTGATCGATAGCAACTTTGCTAGCGACGGCGATATAGATGCGATCACGGCGCTGATTTTTGCCGCCCGACGCTGGAACCGTCCTGAATACATGGAACTGGCGAAAATCAAACTGCGAGACTTATGGAATCTTTCTACCGCCCCAGGATATGGTGGTAAGCCTTATCTATTACCAGGCCCCAAGCTAGCATTTGTTCCTAACGAATCCACCCTTTACCTCAATCCTTCTTATCTTGCACCCTATGCATTTCGCATCTTTGCACAAGTAGACCCCACCCATGACTGGTTGGGTTTAGTTGATACCAGCTACCAAATTCTGGAAAATTCCACACAGCTTTCCACTGTTGGTTTACCTAGCGACTGGGTGGCTTTAGATATCAAAACTGGTCAATTCGAGCTCGTACCCCCATCTAGCAATCTCCAAAGTTTGTATAGTTTTGATGCTTATCGGGTTTGGTGGCGTTTATCACTCGATGCTGTTTGGTTTAACGCACCACCAGCGCGGCGCTATTTGCAGCAATCTACTCAGCACCTACAAAAATTGTGGACTCAAAAATCGCGTCTACCAGCACGAATTGACCTGCAAGGAAAGGCTTTAGTAGATTACGAAGCTACATCGCAATATGCCATGTTTTATGCTGCTATGCGGTTAGTAGAACCAGCACTAGCTGAAGAATTGCTAGCGAAAAAAATACTACCTCAATACAAACAAGGAATATGGGGCGATGATTCAGCTTATTACACCCAAAATTTAGCTTGGCTAGGGTTACTACCTCCAGACACAATACCTAGACAAATCATACAAGCTAATTAAAAAAGTTTTTGTAGTTTATTAAGAGAATCATATGAAAATTTTTGAGTTATAAAATAACAAAAAATCACAGTAATTCAAAAAACTAATTTCTTACCAGTTAGCTAATTTTGAAATATTGTTTCTAGGCAGCATTTATTCTTAAAAACATAAATCAATTCACATCAGCACAGAGTACTATGAAGCTGTTACTTGCCCTTTCTTCATCTAGTAAAAAAGTAATTCTTTTGACTTCCTGCATATTACTTTTTCCTAATTCGTTATTCACCGCCCAAGCTCAACAAAATTCACAATCGGTAGGTAATTTAAAACAACAATCAGCTATTTTATTAGCCCAAGCAACTGCATCTGAGCAAGATACGACAAAATCAGAAGGTTCTAACACTAAAAATCTCATACCTTACACTCTCGAATTTAATCGCAGTCCCATTGTCGGTAATCGGATGCGCTTGCGGGGGGTTTATTCAGAAGGTCGCCTTGCGTTTACTCGTCCGCGTAATTGGAAACTAGACCAAGGTAAAGTTCAAGCTTTAATCCGTTTTCAACACTCACCAGCACTGTATGCAAATCGTTCCAGCCTGACAATTTTGGTGAATGGTACTAGTGTAGGTAGTGTGCCACTGAATCGTAAACAATCTCAGGTTGGTCAAGTATTATTTAATATTCCGCCGAAGTTAATTCAAGATTATAACGAATTAACCATCGTTGCCCAACAAAACAACTCTTTAGAATGTAGCGATTCTAGTAGTCCTGATTTGTGGACAGAAATTCTGCCAGATTCCAAATTAGTTTTTAACTACCAACAACAACCAATACCCCTCAACTTTAGTCGTTATCCTTATCCTTTTTTTGATGAACTGGGTTTAGATGCTAACCAAATTGTTTATTTGCAACCTAGCCAAGTTAGTCAGGATTGGCTGACTACAGCTGCTCGCCTACAGACGACATTGGGCAGATTAGCAGATTTTCGTCCGATCAAGACTAGCTTAGTATCTAACGCCTTGGATGTGAAGCCGAGCGATCGCCTGATCATTATCGGTACTCCCAGTGAGCAACCAGCTCTAGCTACTCTCAAAAATTTGCCCATGAAAGTCATCGGCTCGCAAATTTTTGATCGCAGCAATAACCCCATACCCGAAGACACTGGGGTATTAATCATTAGCAAAACTGAAAAGAGCAATGTACCGATTTTAATTGCTACAGGTAATAGTAGCAAAGCAGTTGCCAAAGCTACACAATTTTTGGCACAGCCGGATGTGCGGAAAATGGGTACAGGTCAAGTGATTTTAGTTGATAAGCTCAATGACTCTCCCACACCAGCAGCTCGGAAATGGCCGCGTTATCTACCAGAGCAAAATTCCTTTCAACTCAGCGACATCAAAACTCAAGTAAATGGTGACCCGTTTGCGGATGTCACCGTCCGTGGAGCCGCAGCGCCGCCAGTAGAAATTGATTTCCGTGCTTTACCTGATGACAGATTTGTCCGGGGTAGTTCTATGAATTTAGTTTACAGCTACGGGCCGCAGATTAACCCCAGAACCTCGGCGGTGGAAGTATTACTAGATGGTGTATTTATCGGTGGGGCGCGGCTAGATTCAGAATCGGGAGTGAATCGCAAAAACCTCAAGGTAAATTTGCCAGAAAACTTGATTAAGCCCAATTCTAAACTGCAAGTGTTTTTCCGGATGAATTCTCGGGAGCCATTTGACAAACAAAACTGTTTGCAACCCCCCGATCAACAACTGACAGGAACGGTGCATTCTGATACTAGCTTTGATTTAAAGCGAGAAATCTCGGCACAACTACCAGATTTAAATCTGTTGAAATTTGGTTTTCCCTTTGCTGCGCCCCAGGATTTGTCTCAAACAGCGATCGTTGTACCACAAAACCCGTCTACTAACGATGTGTTGACTTTGTTAGCCGTTAGTGAACGCTTAGGGAGGTTGAGTCAAGCAGATTCCGTCAAATTAAATGTTTATACAGCAGATACTTTGTCGGATACAGTCCGCAAAAATGACCATTTAGTAGTTATTGGGACACGGGAGAAATTTCCCATCGCTGAAGTATTTCAGTCTAGCGGTTTAAACCTGACTCACCCATTTTCTCGGCTATCCGCCCAAGCGACAATTCAAACTCCCCAAGATACACAAGGAATGATTAAACAAATTATTTCACCTTGGAATAGCGATCGCGTGATTTTGGCTTTGACGGCGCAAACTGACGCAGGTTTGGAACGAGTACAGCAAGTCCTCACTCAAGATCCGTGGTTCTTTCAACTCAAAAAAGATACCGTGCTTATTAGTAGTGACCAGAAAAACCCCTCTGCTTTCAATCCTGATGCTTATCAACTGGAGTTTTTCCAAAACGCGCCCTCAACTCGACGGTTAGAAAATACAACTATCTTGAGTAAGGCGTCGCGTTTCTTACAAGAAAATTGGCTATTTTTACCTCTGGGGATAGTGGGTGTGTCCGTTCTACTCTACGGCATTGGTCAGTTGTATCTCAAACGCTTAACTGCTGGTGACGGAAAGTAAATTCATGAGTTTTATGGTTTGTAGTCAGCACTTAAGTTCTGACTACAAGCTTTTTCATCGGTAATTGCTGTTGAGCAAATTCAAAATCTCACATTTAAAATCTCAGATTCAACATGTCTTCTTCTCCATACAAACCACCCCACCAACGCCCTAAATTAACTGACTGGCTGATTGACCTCACTCCCAGATTCTTTGACCGCACTCTCAAAAAAGCGAGTATACAACAGCTAAAGTTGCTTTCTCTGCTGCTAGTAGTGCTTTCCATACCACTGATTATTACTCCGCTAGAAGTTTGGCAGCAAGGCGTAGTAGCTGTTTTTTTAGTAATACTGGGTCAATTAATTATCAAAGCTGAGGATCAAGAATCTTCTGCTGATATGAGTCAGTATTATCATTTATTTCTGGTGTGGCTAAGTTTAGTCACAACTATGCGCTATCTTTACTACCGCACCAGCTATACTCTCAATTTTGATGGCTGGCTGAACAGTATTGCTTGTTTGCTATTGTTTGCAGCAGAATTGTATGCGATTTGTACTTTAGTTTTGGCGTACTTTCAAACCCTGAAAATCAAAGAACGTCAACCAGTCAATCTTGCAACTATTCCCGAAGCAGAATGGTTCAATGTAGATATTTACATCCCAACTTATAACGAAGATGTGGAGATTGTCCGCAAGACAGCACTAGCAGCTTTAGCTTGTGATTACAGTTCTGGGAAAAAAAAGGTTTATGTCCTCGATGATGGTCGTCCAGAAAGATATAAAGAAGATGACCCACGCCGAGAAAAGTTTACCGCCAGACGAGAAAAATTACGGCAGATGTGCGAGGAACTCGGCTGCATACATATGACGCGGGATAATAACAACCACGCTAAAGCCGGGAATATCAACACTGCACTGCGTAAAACTGGTGGCGATTTAGTGATGATTTTGGATTGCGACCACATCCCATCGCGCCAATTTATTCTACATACGGCGGGCTTTTTTTATGACCCGAAAGTGTCGTTTGTGCAAACTCCCCACTGGTTTTATAATCCTGATCCCTTCGAGCGCAATTTGTTTACTGGTGGGAGAATTCCTGTAGGTAATGAACTGTTTTATAAGGTACTGCAAAAAGGCAACGATTTTTGGAATGCTGCCTTTTTCTGTGGTTCTGCAGCGTTAATCCGCAAATCTCATCTTTTGGAAGTGGGAGGAATTGCTGTAGAAACGGTTACAGAAGATTGTCATACTGCTTTGCGGTTACATTCGCTTGGTTATAAGTCAGTTTATTACGACAAAATTATGGTAGCTGGCTTGGCACCAGAAACCTTTTCTTCTTATGTGGGTCAACAAGTCCGTTGGGCGCGGGGAATGGCGCAAATATTGCGTTTGGAAAATCCCTTTTTTAACCAAAAATTAAAGTTGAATTTAGCTCAACGGATTTGTTATCTCAGCGCCACTTCGCACTTTTTGTATGGATATCCACGATTGGTATATGCAGTTGCTCCCACTCTCTTTTTATTATTTGGGATTAACTCTGTTCAAGGTTTGGGTTTGGAAACTCTAGCCTATGCATTACCACATATTCTCCTTTCGCTTTTTGCTAATTACATCATCTACAAACGTGTCCGGTTCTCTTTCTGGAATGAGATTTTTGAATTTGCAATGGCTTTCCAGGCTGGGTGGGTGACTTTATTAGCGCTGATTAACCCGAAGATGGGTTCGTTTAACGTTACTGATAAAGGTATATCTGTTACTGAACGGATTTTTGATTGGGAATCGATGCGTGGTCTGTTAATTGTCGCGGGGGTGGTGACTTGCTCTTTGCTAGCTGTCCCCTATTGGCTATTACTGCGGCCAGAAGATTGGCAAGCGGTTTTAGTGAATACTATGTGGTCTGGTTTTAACTTGATTTTAGTGGTAGCAGCGTTGTTAGTTGGCTTTGAACAACCGCAAGTCCGCTCCTCTCACCGTTTACAGCGTCACCTGACTGTGATTCTTTCTAGTAACGACCAAGTGATTATGGGTGAGACGGTGAATATCTCGGAAACGGGGGCGCTGATTTCTTTGGAATCTTGGCCTAATTTACCAGATGAAGTGGATATCGAAGTTATGGGAGATTTCACTGCTAGTGCGGCTCTGACAGCGCGGATTATCCGAGTTTCTCCTGTGAATGACACAGAAACGCTGCTAGCAATCGATTTTATCAATCCCAATCGTGCTCAACTTGATGCTCTGTCGCTAGTTTTATATTCTGATGTGCGGGAATGGTATTCTCAGAAGCGGGAGGATGTCGATAAGCCTATGGCTTCCTTTGGTTTTCTGGCTACTAGTTTGACTCGCTCTTTGCGTGATATCAACAAAACTAACCGCAAGAAGGTACGCAAGCAAGTACATACGGCTAGTCAACTGTACTGGGATGGTCATTTTTTCTCTGGGGTAGCTACAGAGTTAGGAGTCACGGGTTTAAGGTTGGAGTTGGAGGATACAAAAGCTGTGTTTTCTGACAAAATTCTCGGACAACAGGATTTACACACGATGCGGACTGTGAAACCGTTGGTGGGTTTGCTATTGCATCAGGATGCAGAAAATCCTTCATCTAGTCGATTTGTGGCGGAAATTGCTGGGGTTGAGGAACAAGCAAGCGGTAAGATAGCGATCGAGTTCAATTTTCCAGAAAAGTTTAAGCAGCGTCAAGATACTAAGATTAAACAACTTTTACAGCTTTTGTAGTTGTGTAGTTTCACACTATATGCTTATTTTTTTATTTAGCCTGCAGATGCAGGCTTTTTTATTGGCGTAAAATTTGAGTGTTTTTCAACGCAGCGAAAAGTTGCGTGCGCGGGTTTCCCGCGTTGAGCAAAGTCCGGTGGTGGGGCGCTAAGGTACGCTGAGGGTTATTTGGGAAAATTCGGGATGGTGATGAAAATGAGGGAAGAGTGGGGTTGTGGGTGGGAGGGGTAGGTCTGTTAACTTTTATGGAAGTGCTTTGGGTAATAACTCATAAGATGCTATCTGTTTTCTATGATTGAGTTATTAAACAATATTTGCAAAATGCCTCTGAAAGTTGTCCACAATTTTGATGGTAGTTTTATTCTTGAACCTGAGTTGCAAGAAACTCTTGGCAAATTATTAGCGAATGAAAGTTTTTTAAATCAAGTAGCTCGGCAGTTACAGGTTAAAAAAGTTGAGTTTACAAAGTTGCTGTTTCAGCCTGTTCCTTATAGTTTGAATACTCCTAAAGGGATGCCGTCGGAGTTTGAGCAATACTATCAATCTGATGATTACGCTATCATCAATGTGCCGCCAAATTTTATGTTTAGCGCTAAGATTTTTAAACCTAGTCGTCTGTGTGCAATTTACAAAAAGTTTGGTGATGAATAATTATTTAGCTAGCTGTATAAAAGTTTGATTGAAGTTATGACTGCTGATATTGATGATGCTTCTTTGTTTACTTTAGAATATTTTCCTTATATTGACGATCGCGGTCAGTTACCTGATGTTTTTCAAGGTAAAATTGGGGCATATGCGATTTTTGATCAAGAGAAGGTGCTGCAATTTGTTGGTTATTCTCGTGATGTTTATCTCAGTCTCAAGCAGCATTTAATCCGTCAACCACAACAATGTTTTTGGGTGAAGGTGCAAACGATTGACCGCCCTAGTCGCGCAGTTTTAGAAAGTATTGAAAATGCTTGGATTGCTGAAAATGGTGGTGCGCCGTTGGGTAATGGCAATGATAAAGAAAAATGGACGCAGCCTATTGATACTAAATTGGTAATGTTACCTGAAGAACAGGTGAGTTATCAAAATCCAGTCAATGATGAATTGACGAAAATGAAAATTCTTAAAAATGTCGCTCGACGAGTAGAGACGGAAATTTTGGCTGTGTTAGAAGCTCGTGGTTTGCAAGTACAAATTCGCTTTAATCCTAAATTGAAGGAGGAAGGATTACTAGATTTGAAGTGAAGGTAGACAATCAGCACTGCCTAAATTATGGAATTTATACCAGAATCAGGCGTAATTTTATCGCAATTTGACTGAGTGCGATCGCCAAACGATGTAACCTTAATTGAGGTGCTTTTGGCTGTCGTTTTTATGTTGTTGAACTCACCTGATATCCGGGAAATTTATGGACTGAGTGCAATCTACTTACAACACCAGTTGTTAGCGGAGGGTGTTGAGTTTGCACACTTGCAACACCCTCCGACTGAAGAATCAGGTAGAACGGAACATCATCTAATTTTTATTCATACAGATGTTCCCCAAGGAACCTATCACGAACAGGTGACAGAAGGAATTTTTTCTGCAGGGGAACTAAAAACTGGGGATACAATTATTATTCCGGCTGGTGTGGACTGTAGAGCCAATTGGGATCGGGAGCATCGCTACTTGCTATTCGCTGTTGCACCACAAGTTTTTCAACAACAGTTAGGTGAGTTTGATAGTTTGCATGAAGTCGATTTGCGCCCGCAATTTTTTCTCCCTGATTCTCTACTTTACAACTTGGGAGTGGCGTTGCAGCAAGAAGTGGAAAATCCCGGTTTAGGTGGAAGGTTGTATGTCGATTCTCTGTTAACTACGCTCTCAATTCACTTAGCTCGCCACTACTGTACTTATAAAGCCCGCAAAATGACGATCGCCGGCTTGTCTACTTCCACCCTCAACCGAGTGTTGCAATACATTCATGCTCACCTTGATCAAGATTTGACTTTAGCAGAATTAGCAGCGATCGCTCAATTAAGTCCTAATTATTTTGCCATGCAGTTTAAGCAATCTACTAATATGGCACCACATCAGTATGTTTTGCGCCAACGTATTGCTACAGCGAAAACCCTATTGCTCAATGGACATAAAATTGCAGAGGTTGCTTACCAGCTTGGGTTCGCCCATCAAAGCCACTTCAACCGCCACTTTAAACGACTGCTTGGCTGTACACCCAAGCAATTTTTAGCCCAACAATAAACCTACCTTGAAAATATTCCGCCGCTTTCAATAAAAACGTGCTAAAAATCGGAAAAATGAGCAAGACAACTGACGTTATTGGGTTGTTCAATCAATTGAAGAACAATTCAGCAGTTAACCTCAGTCATGACCACGATAGACGCAATAATTCAAAAAACCGCAAGCATTCTTGCTCAGGGATTTGTAGATGATCCTATGTTAGCTTTTCTGTTTCCTGACCTTGATAGCCGTGTGACAGGATTAATCAATTGGTTTCAACTGTTTGTGAAAGATGGCTACAACCGAGGAACAGTTAGCCTCGCACCAGTAGACCAGGGTGCGATCGTTTGGTATCCTGCTGATATTCAGATTTTTGATCGCAGCTTTGAGGATCTGTTGCGTGAAGTTGTTGTTGTTGTAGAAAAATTTGGTGGGTTGGAAGCAGTGCAACGCTTTGAGCAATTGGCAAAAATTGTTGCCAGTGCTGAACCGGAAATCCCTCACAGTGAGGTCTTTTGGTTAGCAATGCTACCAGCAGTCCGTGGGCAAGGGTGGGGAGGAAAGCTGTTGCAATCAGTGCTTGAGTACAGCGATGCTCACCAAGTGGGATGTTATCTTGTGTCTTCTAATTCCCGCAATATCGGTTTTTATGAACGCTATGGATTTCGCCGACACTTACCATTATCAATGGGAGAGGGACTGGTGCTGACTCCTATGTGGCGCGAACCGCAAATTTCTTTGGACAATTGATTGAGCTATGCACGAGCAAAAAGTTGTAATTATCACGGGTAGTAGTCGCGGTATTGGGGCGGGATGTGCCCGTGAACTGGCGGCACAAGGATATATTGTATCGCTGATGGCGCGATCGCCCCAGGTGTTGAATTTGGCAACTGAACTGGGGGGAATTGCTATGCAAGGATCAATCACTAATCCCCAGGATTTACAGCAATTGGTCGAAACTACTCTCGCAAGGTTTCAGCGCCTGGATGCTGTGGTTAATAGTTTTGGCGACCCGCCTCGACCCGATTTAC is a genomic window of Fortiea contorta PCC 7126 containing:
- a CDS encoding cellulose biosynthesis cyclic di-GMP-binding regulatory protein BcsB is translated as MKLLLALSSSSKKVILLTSCILLFPNSLFTAQAQQNSQSVGNLKQQSAILLAQATASEQDTTKSEGSNTKNLIPYTLEFNRSPIVGNRMRLRGVYSEGRLAFTRPRNWKLDQGKVQALIRFQHSPALYANRSSLTILVNGTSVGSVPLNRKQSQVGQVLFNIPPKLIQDYNELTIVAQQNNSLECSDSSSPDLWTEILPDSKLVFNYQQQPIPLNFSRYPYPFFDELGLDANQIVYLQPSQVSQDWLTTAARLQTTLGRLADFRPIKTSLVSNALDVKPSDRLIIIGTPSEQPALATLKNLPMKVIGSQIFDRSNNPIPEDTGVLIISKTEKSNVPILIATGNSSKAVAKATQFLAQPDVRKMGTGQVILVDKLNDSPTPAARKWPRYLPEQNSFQLSDIKTQVNGDPFADVTVRGAAAPPVEIDFRALPDDRFVRGSSMNLVYSYGPQINPRTSAVEVLLDGVFIGGARLDSESGVNRKNLKVNLPENLIKPNSKLQVFFRMNSREPFDKQNCLQPPDQQLTGTVHSDTSFDLKREISAQLPDLNLLKFGFPFAAPQDLSQTAIVVPQNPSTNDVLTLLAVSERLGRLSQADSVKLNVYTADTLSDTVRKNDHLVVIGTREKFPIAEVFQSSGLNLTHPFSRLSAQATIQTPQDTQGMIKQIISPWNSDRVILALTAQTDAGLERVQQVLTQDPWFFQLKKDTVLISSDQKNPSAFNPDAYQLEFFQNAPSTRRLENTTILSKASRFLQENWLFLPLGIVGVSVLLYGIGQLYLKRLTAGDGK
- a CDS encoding GIY-YIG nuclease family protein — translated: MTADIDDASLFTLEYFPYIDDRGQLPDVFQGKIGAYAIFDQEKVLQFVGYSRDVYLSLKQHLIRQPQQCFWVKVQTIDRPSRAVLESIENAWIAENGGAPLGNGNDKEKWTQPIDTKLVMLPEEQVSYQNPVNDELTKMKILKNVARRVETEILAVLEARGLQVQIRFNPKLKEEGLLDLK
- the bcsA gene encoding UDP-forming cellulose synthase catalytic subunit codes for the protein MSSSPYKPPHQRPKLTDWLIDLTPRFFDRTLKKASIQQLKLLSLLLVVLSIPLIITPLEVWQQGVVAVFLVILGQLIIKAEDQESSADMSQYYHLFLVWLSLVTTMRYLYYRTSYTLNFDGWLNSIACLLLFAAELYAICTLVLAYFQTLKIKERQPVNLATIPEAEWFNVDIYIPTYNEDVEIVRKTALAALACDYSSGKKKVYVLDDGRPERYKEDDPRREKFTARREKLRQMCEELGCIHMTRDNNNHAKAGNINTALRKTGGDLVMILDCDHIPSRQFILHTAGFFYDPKVSFVQTPHWFYNPDPFERNLFTGGRIPVGNELFYKVLQKGNDFWNAAFFCGSAALIRKSHLLEVGGIAVETVTEDCHTALRLHSLGYKSVYYDKIMVAGLAPETFSSYVGQQVRWARGMAQILRLENPFFNQKLKLNLAQRICYLSATSHFLYGYPRLVYAVAPTLFLLFGINSVQGLGLETLAYALPHILLSLFANYIIYKRVRFSFWNEIFEFAMAFQAGWVTLLALINPKMGSFNVTDKGISVTERIFDWESMRGLLIVAGVVTCSLLAVPYWLLLRPEDWQAVLVNTMWSGFNLILVVAALLVGFEQPQVRSSHRLQRHLTVILSSNDQVIMGETVNISETGALISLESWPNLPDEVDIEVMGDFTASAALTARIIRVSPVNDTETLLAIDFINPNRAQLDALSLVLYSDVREWYSQKREDVDKPMASFGFLATSLTRSLRDINKTNRKKVRKQVHTASQLYWDGHFFSGVATELGVTGLRLELEDTKAVFSDKILGQQDLHTMRTVKPLVGLLLHQDAENPSSSRFVAEIAGVEEQASGKIAIEFNFPEKFKQRQDTKIKQLLQLL
- a CDS encoding AraC family transcriptional regulator, with protein sequence MLLNSPDIREIYGLSAIYLQHQLLAEGVEFAHLQHPPTEESGRTEHHLIFIHTDVPQGTYHEQVTEGIFSAGELKTGDTIIIPAGVDCRANWDREHRYLLFAVAPQVFQQQLGEFDSLHEVDLRPQFFLPDSLLYNLGVALQQEVENPGLGGRLYVDSLLTTLSIHLARHYCTYKARKMTIAGLSTSTLNRVLQYIHAHLDQDLTLAELAAIAQLSPNYFAMQFKQSTNMAPHQYVLRQRIATAKTLLLNGHKIAEVAYQLGFAHQSHFNRHFKRLLGCTPKQFLAQQ